The Capsicum annuum cultivar UCD-10X-F1 unplaced genomic scaffold, UCD10Xv1.1 ctg72207, whole genome shotgun sequence DNA window TTTAAGTTACTACTCTTATTCTTGAAACAATATTCATATGTCTTTTTAACAGCTGAttttacttcaaattcttgaACATGGCTAAACATGTCAATTCGCCGAGCTGAAAGGAACTCAATTGTGACAATTTTCCTCATCTCCCGCCAGTACGGTCCATAAGGTCCAAGCCCAAACATGGCATAATTGTAGCCTAAGATCTCTGAAGCTATGGATTTTGGCCGATTTGCAAATGCCATATCGTTTGTGGTGAAACATTCTCTGGCTATTTTGTGGTCACTCACAATTACTACTTGATTTACGCCCAACTTTAATCGAAAAATTGGCCCGTATTTATCAGCCATATGACCAAAAATTTTGTGTGGCATTTGAGATCCATTGAGGAGGTGGAGATGGCCAATAATCGGCCATGCTCCGCCAGCTTCAGGTACCTTTCTACTCTGTCTTTTAGCTGAGAAAATTAGTTtgtgaagaaagaagaaaagaagcaagGAGATAGCAAGCGTAAGGACAATCAGAAAGAAATCCATGGCTACAATCAACTTGTTGTATGAGCTCACTT harbors:
- the LOC107867091 gene encoding cytochrome P450 82A3 — translated: MDFFLIVLTLAISLLLFFFLHKLIFSAKRQSRKVPEAGGAWPIIGHLHLLNGSQMPHKIFGHMADKYGPIFRLKLGVNQVVIVSDHKIARECFTTNDMAFANRPKSIASEILGYNYAMFGLGPYGPYWREMRKIVTIEFLSARRIDMFSHVQEFEVKSAVKKTYEYCFKNKSSNLNDVVKMEMKEWFGNLIMNTMAKILFGVQYKDNEDRSKAHKAIRRFVELFGVFIVADFLPYLRWLDIGGHEKAMKETAKEIDIILEDWLAEHKRKRKLKGNKS